A DNA window from Mycobacterium sp. IDR2000157661 contains the following coding sequences:
- a CDS encoding circularly permuted type 2 ATP-grasp protein, producing MALPAPSAPDFDDLLTRYRTARTQRPLFDVHPEADSGFDELLDATGEVRPAWREFAECVGERGRAGLAQLGAVVRNLVDNDGITYIPVGTDGEAAEPEPWRLDSLPLVLSAADWDALEAGVVQRSRLLDAVLADLYGPQRSVTSGVLPAQLVFAHPGYLRAAHGIVLPGRHQLFLHGCDLSRATDGAFRVNADWTQAPSGAGYALAARRVVAHAIPDLYERIGPRPTTPWAQALRLALIEAAPESADEPTVVVLSPGIHSETAFDQAYVASVLGFPLVESADLVVRDGTLWMRSMGTLRRVDVVLRRVDADYADPLDLRADSRLGVVGLVEVLRRGTVTVVNTLGSGVLESPGLQRFLPQLAERLLGEAPLLETPPMYWGGIDTERSHLLAHLSSLLIRPITGGTPLVGPALTAVQRGALAARIEAAPWQFVGQELPEFSSAPGDHGLSGLSAANVGLRLFTVAQRGGYAPMVGGLGYTVAAGHAADRLTTIAAKDVWVRAPERITVERISAADVPVPTPGPVSAVSSPRVLSDLYWMGRYAERAEHMARLLTVTRERCHEFRYRREMAGSECVPVLLAALDHVTGTGDMSADHDERVATAQSTLWALTADRYRPGSLAQSVERLGLSVRSVRDQLSNDTWMVLAAVERALLHSSAPPESPAEAESFLSATSSLALAGMLALSGVAAESMVRDVGWTMMDIGKRLERGLDLTALLNATLTTVRSADAEQAITESTLVVCESAVTYRRRMLGTVSMTAVAELVLFDAANPRSLAYQLDRLRAGLKALPGSSGSSRPERLVDEIGTRLRRVDPPDLEGVADGSRTELVKLLERTNEDLRELSGVITAMHLSLPGGMQHLWGPGEWRLLP from the coding sequence ATGGCACTGCCGGCGCCGAGCGCGCCCGACTTCGACGACCTGCTGACCCGGTACCGCACGGCGCGGACCCAGCGGCCGCTGTTCGACGTGCATCCCGAGGCCGACAGCGGGTTCGACGAACTCCTCGATGCGACAGGGGAGGTCCGACCCGCATGGCGGGAATTCGCCGAATGCGTCGGGGAGCGTGGCCGGGCCGGACTGGCGCAGCTGGGGGCCGTCGTCCGCAACCTGGTCGACAACGACGGCATCACTTACATCCCCGTCGGCACCGACGGAGAAGCGGCTGAGCCGGAGCCATGGCGCCTGGACTCGCTGCCACTGGTGCTGTCGGCCGCCGACTGGGACGCGCTGGAAGCCGGAGTCGTGCAGCGCTCGCGACTGCTGGACGCCGTTCTCGCCGATCTCTACGGCCCGCAGCGGTCGGTGACCAGCGGAGTGCTGCCTGCGCAACTGGTCTTCGCCCATCCCGGTTACCTCCGGGCCGCCCACGGCATCGTGCTGCCCGGCCGCCACCAGTTGTTCCTGCACGGTTGCGATCTCAGTCGCGCCACCGACGGCGCCTTCCGCGTCAACGCCGACTGGACGCAGGCACCGTCGGGTGCCGGGTACGCACTCGCCGCCCGTCGAGTCGTCGCACACGCCATCCCCGACCTCTACGAACGCATCGGCCCTCGACCCACCACGCCATGGGCTCAGGCTCTGCGGCTGGCCTTGATCGAGGCCGCCCCGGAGTCGGCGGATGAGCCGACGGTGGTGGTGCTCAGTCCGGGCATCCACTCCGAAACCGCTTTCGACCAGGCATACGTGGCGAGCGTGCTCGGGTTCCCGTTGGTGGAGAGCGCCGATCTGGTGGTGCGCGACGGCACGCTGTGGATGCGCTCGATGGGCACACTCAGGCGTGTCGACGTCGTTCTGCGGCGCGTCGACGCCGACTACGCCGACCCGCTGGACCTGCGTGCCGACTCGCGCCTCGGCGTCGTCGGCCTGGTCGAGGTGCTCCGCCGCGGGACCGTCACGGTGGTCAACACCCTCGGCAGCGGCGTCCTGGAAAGCCCTGGGCTGCAGCGGTTTCTGCCTCAGCTGGCTGAACGCCTACTCGGTGAGGCGCCGCTGCTGGAAACGCCGCCGATGTACTGGGGCGGCATCGACACTGAACGATCACATCTGCTGGCGCACCTGTCGTCGTTGCTGATCCGACCAATCACCGGCGGTACACCCCTGGTGGGTCCGGCGCTGACGGCGGTACAGCGTGGCGCCCTGGCAGCCCGCATCGAGGCGGCGCCCTGGCAATTCGTCGGTCAGGAGCTACCGGAATTCTCCTCGGCGCCAGGTGATCACGGTCTCAGCGGACTGTCGGCCGCTAATGTCGGTCTGCGATTGTTCACCGTCGCGCAGCGGGGTGGCTATGCGCCGATGGTCGGCGGCTTGGGATACACGGTGGCCGCGGGGCACGCGGCCGATCGGCTCACGACGATCGCGGCCAAGGACGTGTGGGTGCGGGCGCCCGAGCGGATCACCGTCGAGCGGATCTCCGCGGCGGACGTGCCCGTGCCTACCCCGGGCCCGGTCAGCGCGGTCAGCTCGCCGCGGGTGCTGTCCGATCTGTACTGGATGGGCCGCTACGCCGAACGGGCCGAGCACATGGCACGCCTGTTGACCGTGACCCGCGAGCGCTGTCACGAATTCCGCTACCGCCGTGAGATGGCCGGCAGCGAGTGTGTGCCGGTCCTGCTGGCCGCGCTGGACCACGTGACCGGTACCGGCGACATGTCCGCCGATCACGACGAGCGGGTTGCGACCGCGCAGTCGACGTTGTGGGCGTTGACGGCGGATCGGTACCGGCCGGGCTCGCTCGCACAGTCGGTCGAACGGCTCGGGCTGTCGGTACGTTCGGTGCGCGATCAGTTGTCCAACGACACGTGGATGGTGCTGGCCGCCGTCGAACGCGCACTGCTGCACTCGTCAGCGCCGCCGGAGTCGCCTGCCGAGGCGGAGAGCTTCCTGTCCGCGACCAGCAGTCTCGCGCTGGCCGGCATGCTGGCGCTGTCCGGGGTGGCCGCCGAATCGATGGTGCGCGACGTCGGCTGGACGATGATGGACATCGGCAAGCGCCTGGAACGAGGGCTCGATCTCACGGCGCTGCTGAACGCGACGCTCACCACCGTGCGCAGCGCCGACGCCGAGCAGGCCATCACCGAGTCGACGTTGGTGGTGTGCGAATCCGCGGTCACCTACCGGCGACGGATGCTGGGCACGGTGAGCATGACCGCGGTAGCCGAACTGGTGCTGTTCGACGCGGCGAACCCGCGGTCGCTGGCATACCAGTTGGACCGCCTGCGCGCCGGACTCAAGGCGCTGCCAGGGTCGTCGGGGTCCTCGCGTCCCGAACGGTTGGTCGACGAAATCGGCACCCGGCTGCGTCGAGTCGATCCCCCCGACCTCGAGGGTGTCGCCGACGGCTCGCGCACAGAGTTGGTCAAGCTGCTCGAGCGGACGAACGAGGATCTGCGCGAGCTGTCCGGTGTCATCACCGCAATGCATCTGTCCCTGCCCGGCGGCATGCAGCATCTCTGGGGTCCCGGAGAATGGCGGCTGCTCCCATGA
- a CDS encoding transglutaminase family protein produces MTSPFDGPTPSPDTRAYRVRHRTAYHYSDVVTSSYGRGFLTPRDAARQRCLSHELTIAPAPADRSSSRDVWGNISSYFHVTEPHRTLSVTSESVVEVDPPPPWLYGSGSAMAPWEIARPVGTDAALAVEFTLDLQPPEITDTVRDYAASSFAPGRPLVEVLADLTHRIHDDFTYRSGSTTVSTQVSDVLAAREGVCQDFARLAIACLRANGLAASYVSGYLATDPPPGKERMIGIDATHAWAAVWTPQNHWLGMDPTNDQMVDERYIAVGYGRDYADVPPLRGIIFTASQRSVIDVSVDVAPFDGGVLHA; encoded by the coding sequence ATGACTTCGCCCTTCGATGGACCGACGCCGTCGCCGGACACCAGGGCCTACCGGGTCCGGCACCGCACCGCGTACCACTACAGCGACGTCGTCACCAGTTCCTACGGCCGCGGCTTCCTCACCCCCCGCGACGCCGCCCGGCAGCGCTGCCTGTCACACGAACTGACCATCGCGCCTGCGCCGGCCGACCGCTCAAGCAGCCGTGACGTGTGGGGCAACATCAGCTCGTACTTCCACGTGACCGAGCCGCACCGCACCCTGTCGGTGACCAGCGAATCGGTTGTAGAGGTCGACCCGCCGCCGCCGTGGCTGTACGGGTCCGGGTCGGCCATGGCGCCGTGGGAGATCGCCCGACCGGTCGGCACCGATGCGGCCCTCGCGGTCGAGTTCACCCTCGACCTGCAGCCGCCGGAGATCACCGATACCGTGCGGGACTACGCCGCATCGAGTTTCGCGCCCGGGAGACCGCTCGTCGAGGTGCTCGCCGACCTCACCCACCGGATACACGACGACTTTACCTACCGCTCCGGGTCGACCACGGTCTCAACACAGGTCAGCGACGTTTTGGCGGCGCGAGAAGGGGTATGCCAGGACTTCGCACGGCTGGCCATCGCCTGCCTGCGCGCCAACGGGTTGGCCGCCAGTTATGTGTCGGGATATCTGGCGACCGACCCTCCCCCCGGAAAGGAACGGATGATCGGTATCGACGCGACGCATGCCTGGGCCGCAGTGTGGACGCCCCAGAACCACTGGCTCGGAATGGATCCCACCAACGACCAGATGGTCGACGAACGCTACATCGCCGTGGGATACGGCCGCGACTACGCCGACGTGCCGCCGCTGCGCGGCATCATCTTCACCGCTTCGCAACGAAGCGTGATCGACGTCTCGGTCGACGTCGCGCCGTTCGACGGGGGAGTCCTGCATGCGTGA
- a CDS encoding SRPBCC family protein — protein MNALNLTAPVDTLAMEFTREFDAPVEALFRAHAEPELVTKWLGPRDLEMDVVEWVFKSHGGYRYTHHNEHGEFGFNGTFHTVRDNEFILQTFEFDGAPDMVNIEYLWFEDLGNGRSRLRGRSICPTIEARDALLSSGMEGGMTEGYEKLDELLKTL, from the coding sequence ATGAACGCGCTCAATCTGACCGCACCCGTCGACACCCTGGCCATGGAGTTCACCCGAGAGTTCGACGCTCCCGTCGAGGCGCTGTTTCGCGCCCACGCCGAACCCGAGCTGGTGACGAAGTGGCTGGGCCCCCGGGACCTGGAGATGGACGTCGTCGAGTGGGTGTTCAAGAGCCACGGAGGCTACCGCTACACGCACCACAACGAGCACGGGGAGTTCGGCTTCAACGGAACCTTCCACACCGTCCGGGACAACGAATTCATCTTGCAGACCTTCGAATTCGATGGCGCACCCGACATGGTCAACATCGAATACCTGTGGTTCGAGGACCTGGGCAACGGCCGTTCCCGGCTACGCGGCCGCTCCATCTGCCCGACGATCGAGGCCCGTGACGCGCTGCTGTCGTCCGGGATGGAGGGCGGGATGACAGAGGGCTACGAGAAGCTCGATGAGCTGCTGAAGACGCTGTAG
- a CDS encoding zinc-binding metallopeptidase family protein has product MRDFLCPNCGQRLAFENSLCLSCGRPLGFSIDDMALLVIATGDEQSQAGFTDGDRYQLCANMHLAQCNWLVERGDVHKLCSACELTRTRPQDADTTALAAFAEAEKAKRRLVAELHELKLPIVGRDEDPDYGLAFDLLASAEQKVFTGHQNGVITLDLAEGDDVHREQLRKAMDEPYRTLLGHFRHEIGHYYYYRLVSVSPEYANRFHELFGDADADYQAALDRHYADGPPPNWEQSFVSSYATMHPAEDWAETFAHYLHIRDTLDTAAAFGLAPAAATFERKVLGPSGFDAIIELWLPLSWALNMINRSMGKEDLYPFVLPPPVLDKMRFIHTVIEEITSNPERLAEVSGGA; this is encoded by the coding sequence ATGCGTGACTTCCTGTGCCCGAACTGCGGCCAGCGGTTGGCATTCGAGAACTCGCTGTGCCTGTCGTGCGGGCGGCCGCTGGGTTTCTCGATCGACGACATGGCATTGTTGGTCATCGCCACGGGCGACGAACAGAGCCAGGCCGGGTTCACCGACGGCGACCGCTATCAGCTGTGCGCGAACATGCATCTCGCGCAGTGCAACTGGTTGGTCGAACGGGGTGATGTGCACAAGCTGTGCTCCGCATGCGAACTGACCCGCACCCGACCCCAGGACGCGGACACGACGGCGCTCGCCGCCTTCGCCGAGGCCGAGAAGGCCAAGCGGAGGTTGGTCGCCGAGCTGCACGAACTCAAGCTGCCCATCGTCGGCCGCGACGAGGATCCCGACTACGGCCTGGCCTTCGACCTGCTCGCCAGCGCAGAGCAGAAGGTTTTCACCGGACACCAGAACGGCGTGATCACACTTGATCTCGCCGAAGGCGATGACGTGCACCGTGAGCAGTTGCGCAAGGCGATGGACGAACCGTACCGGACGCTGCTCGGGCACTTCCGCCACGAGATCGGCCATTACTACTACTACCGACTCGTCAGCGTGTCACCCGAGTACGCGAACCGCTTCCACGAACTGTTCGGCGATGCAGATGCCGACTACCAGGCCGCACTGGACCGTCACTACGCCGACGGGCCACCGCCGAACTGGGAGCAGAGCTTCGTTTCCTCGTATGCCACCATGCATCCCGCCGAGGACTGGGCCGAGACCTTCGCCCACTACCTGCACATCCGCGACACACTCGACACCGCCGCCGCTTTCGGGCTCGCGCCCGCCGCCGCGACGTTCGAGCGTAAGGTGTTGGGCCCGAGCGGTTTCGACGCGATCATCGAGTTGTGGCTGCCGCTGTCGTGGGCGCTCAACATGATCAACCGGTCGATGGGCAAAGAGGATCTCTATCCGTTCGTGCTGCCGCCACCTGTGCTCGACAAGATGCGCTTCATTCACACGGTCATCGAGGAGATCACCTCGAACCCGGAGAGACTCGCCGAAGTCAGTGGCGGCGCCTGA
- a CDS encoding ArsR/SmtB family transcription factor, translating to MERDDDAETRLDRAFLALADPVRRAIVARLSRGPATVNELAAPFDITKQAVSKHIQVLEQAGLVTRTREAQRRPVHLDAAALERMTRWIDRYRLDAERSYRRLDALLAEMTDDTEMNTEKRGTEQ from the coding sequence TTGGAGCGTGACGATGATGCCGAGACCCGGCTTGATCGCGCTTTCCTGGCGCTGGCCGATCCCGTCCGGCGCGCGATCGTGGCGCGCCTGTCGCGAGGACCGGCGACGGTCAACGAGCTGGCCGCTCCGTTCGACATCACCAAGCAGGCGGTGTCCAAGCACATCCAGGTGCTCGAACAGGCGGGTCTGGTCACCAGGACCCGCGAAGCTCAGCGGCGGCCCGTCCACCTGGACGCCGCGGCGCTGGAACGGATGACGAGATGGATCGACCGGTACCGGCTCGACGCCGAACGCAGTTACCGCCGGCTGGACGCCCTGCTGGCGGAGATGACAGATGACACCGAGATGAACACCGAGAAGAGAGGAACCGAGCAATGA
- a CDS encoding winged helix-turn-helix transcriptional regulator, whose translation MTLLEGPLTDRDSWSAVGECPIEKTMAVLGTKSAMLVMREAYYGTNRFDDFWRRIGITKAAAAARLSDLVAAGLLERRPYQEPGQRSRDEYVLTEAGRDFMPVVWAMFEWGRRHLPNRTPLRLAHRGCGAEATVEIRCADGHRVPPDELAVRLSGHG comes from the coding sequence ATGACACTCCTGGAGGGCCCGCTCACCGACCGCGACTCCTGGTCTGCGGTGGGTGAGTGCCCGATCGAGAAGACCATGGCGGTGCTGGGGACGAAGTCGGCGATGCTCGTCATGCGCGAGGCGTACTACGGCACCAACCGGTTCGACGATTTCTGGCGGCGGATCGGCATCACCAAAGCCGCTGCCGCGGCACGTCTCTCGGATCTCGTGGCGGCCGGCTTGCTGGAGCGGCGGCCGTATCAGGAGCCCGGCCAGCGCAGCCGGGACGAGTACGTGCTGACCGAGGCCGGCCGCGACTTCATGCCGGTGGTGTGGGCGATGTTCGAGTGGGGCAGGCGCCATCTGCCGAACCGGACGCCGCTGCGCCTGGCGCACCGCGGCTGCGGGGCCGAGGCCACCGTGGAGATCCGCTGCGCCGACGGACACCGCGTGCCGCCCGACGAGCTCGCGGTGCGGCTGAGCGGACACGGTTAG
- a CDS encoding DUF3097 domain-containing protein has protein sequence MADRYGSDVLADNPHRAKVRSTERPVEIGLVVEDAQTGYVGAVVRIEYGRMELEDRHGRRKPFLVGPGYLIDGRPVILTPPRGAAPDRARTASGSVAVTGARGKVALRSRIYVEGRHDAELVEQVWGDDLRLEGVVVECLGGIDDLASIVAQFGPGPGRRLGVLVDHLVAGSKEARIAADVSKGAGGAHTLVVGHPYVDIWQAVKPERLGIEAWPVVPKGVDWKKGVCRALGWPATGRADTARAWQRIRGRVRDWNDLEPALIGRVEELIDFVTAPADS, from the coding sequence GTGGCTGACCGCTATGGCTCCGACGTACTCGCCGACAACCCGCACCGCGCCAAGGTCCGCTCCACCGAACGACCGGTCGAGATCGGACTGGTCGTGGAGGATGCGCAGACCGGCTATGTCGGGGCCGTCGTGCGGATCGAGTACGGGCGGATGGAACTCGAGGACCGGCACGGGCGCAGAAAACCGTTCCTGGTCGGGCCGGGCTACCTCATCGACGGCCGCCCGGTCATCCTCACCCCTCCGCGCGGCGCCGCCCCGGACAGAGCCCGCACCGCATCGGGTTCCGTCGCGGTGACCGGAGCCCGCGGGAAGGTGGCGCTGAGAAGTCGGATCTACGTCGAGGGCCGCCACGACGCCGAACTCGTCGAGCAGGTCTGGGGCGACGATCTGCGCCTCGAGGGCGTCGTCGTCGAATGTCTCGGCGGCATCGACGATCTGGCCTCGATCGTCGCGCAATTCGGCCCCGGCCCCGGCCGACGCCTCGGCGTCCTCGTCGACCACCTGGTGGCCGGTTCCAAGGAGGCGCGCATCGCAGCCGATGTGAGCAAGGGCGCGGGCGGTGCGCACACCCTCGTCGTCGGCCATCCATACGTCGACATCTGGCAGGCGGTCAAGCCCGAACGCCTCGGCATCGAAGCGTGGCCGGTCGTGCCGAAGGGCGTCGACTGGAAGAAGGGCGTCTGCCGGGCGCTGGGCTGGCCCGCGACCGGACGGGCAGACACCGCCCGGGCCTGGCAGCGCATCCGCGGCCGGGTGCGGGACTGGAACGACCTCGAGCCCGCACTCATCGGCCGCGTCGAGGAGTTGATCGATTTCGTGACGGCGCCTGCTGACTCGTGA
- a CDS encoding replication-associated recombination protein A, with the protein MSDGLFDVPGEAPSTGIAAVGASAPLAVRMRPATLDEVVGQDHLLQPNSPLRRLVEGSGAASVILYGPPGTGKTTLASLISQATGRRFEALSALSAGVKEVRAVIETARRAAGHGEQTVLFIDEVHRFSKTQQDALLSAVENRVVLLVAATTENPSFSVVAPLLSRSLILQLQPLDADAVRTLVRRAVDDPRGLGGKLTVTDEAVELVVQLSAGDARRALTALEVAAEAGEEVTVETIEQSLDRAAVRYDRDGDQHYDVISAFIKSVRGSDVDAALHYLARMLIAGEDPRFVARRLMILASEDIGMADPTALQTAVAAAQTVQLIGMPEAQLSLAHATVHLATAPKSNAVTTALGAAMGDIKAGKAGLVPTHLRDGHYSGATTLGNAIGYRYSHDDPDGVVAQQYPPDELVGVDYYRPTTHGNEREIAGRLEKLRAIIRRRR; encoded by the coding sequence GTGTCCGACGGTCTGTTCGACGTCCCCGGCGAGGCGCCTTCGACCGGAATAGCGGCCGTCGGCGCCTCGGCGCCGTTGGCGGTGCGGATGCGGCCGGCAACGCTCGACGAGGTCGTCGGCCAGGACCACCTGCTACAGCCGAACTCGCCGCTGCGCAGGTTGGTCGAGGGCTCGGGCGCGGCGTCGGTCATCCTGTACGGCCCGCCGGGAACCGGTAAGACGACGCTGGCTTCGTTGATCTCGCAGGCCACCGGTCGCCGGTTCGAGGCGCTCTCGGCGCTGTCGGCCGGTGTCAAAGAGGTACGCGCTGTCATCGAGACCGCACGGCGAGCGGCCGGGCACGGTGAACAGACCGTGCTGTTCATCGACGAGGTGCACCGGTTCTCCAAGACCCAGCAGGACGCGCTGCTCTCGGCGGTCGAGAACCGGGTGGTGCTGCTGGTCGCGGCCACCACGGAGAACCCGTCGTTCTCGGTGGTCGCCCCGCTGTTGTCGCGGTCGCTGATCCTGCAGTTGCAGCCGCTCGACGCCGATGCGGTGCGCACCCTGGTCCGCCGCGCCGTCGACGACCCTCGAGGACTCGGCGGCAAGCTCACCGTCACCGACGAAGCCGTCGAACTCGTCGTACAACTCTCCGCCGGCGATGCCCGCCGGGCGCTGACCGCACTCGAGGTGGCCGCCGAGGCCGGCGAAGAGGTCACGGTCGAGACGATCGAGCAGTCGCTCGACCGGGCCGCGGTGCGCTATGACCGCGACGGTGACCAGCACTACGACGTCATCAGCGCGTTCATCAAGTCGGTACGTGGCTCCGACGTCGACGCGGCGCTGCACTACCTGGCCCGAATGCTGATCGCGGGGGAGGACCCGCGGTTCGTCGCCCGCCGGCTGATGATCCTGGCCAGTGAGGACATCGGCATGGCCGATCCGACCGCGCTGCAGACCGCGGTCGCCGCCGCGCAGACCGTCCAGTTGATCGGCATGCCCGAAGCCCAACTGAGCCTGGCCCATGCGACCGTGCATCTGGCGACGGCCCCGAAGTCGAACGCGGTGACCACCGCGCTGGGCGCGGCGATGGGCGACATCAAGGCCGGCAAGGCGGGGCTGGTGCCCACGCATCTGCGCGACGGCCATTATTCCGGCGCGACGACGCTGGGCAACGCGATCGGCTACCGCTACAGCCACGACGACCCCGACGGCGTTGTCGCCCAGCAGTACCCGCCCGACGAGCTGGTGGGTGTCGACTATTACCGTCCCACGACTCACGGCAACGAACGGGAAATCGCAGGGCGGCTGGAGAAGCTGCGGGCGATCATCCGCCGCAGGCGCTGA
- a CDS encoding thiolase family protein, with amino-acid sequence MTGYGYRDAVIVGAVRTPIGKGKAGGALHDVLPVDLLAHSLTELVARTGIDPATIDDVIAGAVTQVGDQAVNIARNAVLGAGFPETVPGTTIDRQCGSSQQAIHFAAQGVISGAYDVVVAAGVESMSRVPMGSSVLPGSDPFGAMAQRYPEGLVPQGISAELIAAKWGLSRQQLDEFSASSHEKAAAATKEGRFDDELIPVGGLTTDEIIRPGTTVDTLSALEPAFYSPAYEQRFPQIGWRITAGSSSPLSDGSAAVLITTSEVAAELGLRPLARIHSMTVVGSDPLYMLTGVIPATEKVLSNAGLAVTDIDLFEVNEAFAPVVLAWAQELAGAPASSLLAKTNVNGGAIAIGHPLGASGARLMTTLVNALEQRGGRYGLQTMCEGGGMANATVIERL; translated from the coding sequence ATGACCGGATACGGATATCGGGACGCCGTCATCGTCGGGGCGGTACGCACCCCGATCGGCAAGGGCAAGGCCGGGGGTGCCCTGCACGACGTCCTGCCGGTCGACCTGCTCGCCCACAGCCTCACCGAGCTCGTCGCCAGGACCGGTATCGACCCGGCCACCATCGACGACGTGATCGCCGGCGCCGTCACCCAGGTCGGCGATCAGGCCGTCAACATCGCCCGCAACGCCGTGCTCGGCGCCGGCTTTCCGGAGACCGTGCCCGGCACCACCATCGACCGGCAGTGCGGCAGCAGCCAGCAGGCCATCCACTTCGCCGCGCAGGGGGTGATCTCGGGTGCCTACGACGTCGTGGTGGCCGCCGGTGTGGAGTCGATGTCGCGGGTACCGATGGGCTCGAGCGTGCTGCCGGGCAGCGACCCGTTCGGCGCGATGGCACAGCGCTACCCCGAAGGCCTGGTGCCACAAGGCATCAGCGCCGAGTTGATCGCCGCCAAGTGGGGGCTCTCCCGCCAGCAGCTCGACGAGTTCTCCGCGTCCAGCCACGAGAAGGCCGCTGCGGCGACGAAAGAGGGCCGGTTCGACGACGAACTGATTCCGGTCGGCGGGCTCACCACCGACGAGATCATCCGGCCCGGGACGACGGTCGACACGCTGTCCGCGCTGGAGCCCGCGTTCTACAGCCCGGCATACGAACAGCGGTTCCCCCAGATCGGGTGGCGCATCACCGCGGGCAGCTCCTCGCCGCTGTCCGACGGCAGCGCGGCGGTGCTGATCACCACAAGCGAGGTGGCCGCCGAACTCGGCCTGCGCCCGCTGGCTCGAATCCACTCGATGACCGTCGTCGGCTCCGACCCGCTCTACATGCTGACCGGCGTCATCCCCGCAACGGAGAAGGTGTTGAGCAACGCTGGGCTCGCAGTCACTGATATCGATCTGTTCGAGGTGAACGAAGCCTTCGCGCCGGTGGTGCTGGCGTGGGCGCAGGAATTGGCGGGAGCGCCGGCTTCGTCTCTACTTGCGAAGACGAACGTCAACGGCGGCGCGATCGCGATCGGTCACCCGCTTGGGGCCAGCGGCGCGCGGCTCATGACGACACTTGTCAACGCCCTCGAACAGCGCGGCGGCCGCTATGGGCTGCAGACGATGTGCGAGGGCGGCGGCATGGCCAACGCCACGGTCATCGAGCGCCTCTAG
- a CDS encoding LamG domain-containing protein, whose amino-acid sequence MSDPWELICHHTYSGTPGVVYDRSVGHGSHGEVLGIGAPAFVADGATVGSGAVRIREDGERIYVPPSASWSPLGGLRAELTVRLDSQTAGLALHLGGGPRWLMSGYRFNFAVVGPRLQASFSQAPTPAAPVKPPTWMGPRTGPLKLVQRKKTSWGSDLIRTDLHGLGPNIAVPYDRWVTLAVAHDGFSTIELAIDGVPVARTVPRWPVLPEYGLCIGNTMHVEFPMVGSVDEVKVWRLDPHRIARDFFDRPMDESTRACWEEFLRWLLRWREDNPDCAQELDDRVDALLRDIAAGINADDKASERFERSRRRYRELWRANEMGGPEMAALLERAAADLRTDGMPDRPASLRRLVDSECYRRFRAEMPSLDCDPTLAAYLGGPEGGGNGAH is encoded by the coding sequence ATGTCCGATCCATGGGAGCTCATCTGCCACCACACGTACTCGGGCACACCGGGCGTCGTCTACGACCGTTCTGTCGGTCACGGCAGTCACGGTGAGGTGCTGGGGATCGGGGCACCGGCCTTCGTTGCCGACGGTGCCACGGTCGGGTCCGGCGCGGTCCGGATACGCGAGGACGGCGAACGCATCTATGTCCCGCCGAGCGCCAGTTGGTCGCCTCTCGGCGGTCTGCGGGCCGAGCTCACGGTTCGCCTCGACAGCCAGACCGCGGGCTTGGCCCTGCATCTCGGCGGCGGGCCGCGCTGGCTGATGTCGGGCTACCGGTTCAACTTCGCCGTGGTGGGCCCCCGGCTGCAGGCGAGCTTCAGCCAGGCGCCGACCCCCGCTGCACCGGTGAAACCGCCGACCTGGATGGGCCCGAGGACCGGCCCGCTCAAGTTGGTCCAACGCAAGAAGACGTCGTGGGGATCGGATCTGATCCGTACGGACCTCCATGGCCTGGGCCCGAATATCGCGGTCCCCTACGACCGGTGGGTCACCCTAGCCGTGGCCCACGACGGTTTCTCCACCATCGAGCTGGCGATCGACGGGGTTCCGGTGGCTCGCACCGTCCCCCGATGGCCGGTGTTGCCCGAGTACGGGTTGTGCATCGGCAACACCATGCATGTCGAATTTCCGATGGTGGGCTCTGTCGACGAGGTCAAGGTGTGGCGACTGGATCCACACCGGATCGCGCGCGACTTCTTCGACCGCCCGATGGACGAGAGCACGAGGGCATGCTGGGAGGAGTTCTTGAGGTGGCTCCTGCGCTGGAGGGAGGACAATCCTGACTGTGCACAAGAGCTCGACGACCGCGTGGATGCGCTGCTGCGCGACATCGCCGCGGGTATCAACGCCGATGATAAGGCGTCGGAGCGATTCGAACGGTCGCGGCGGCGTTACCGCGAGTTGTGGCGTGCCAACGAGATGGGCGGTCCCGAGATGGCGGCATTGCTCGAGCGGGCGGCCGCCGACCTACGGACCGACGGTATGCCGGATCGCCCCGCCAGTCTTCGCAGGCTGGTTGACTCAGAGTGCTATCGGCGATTCAGAGCTGAAATGCCCTCGCTCGACTGCGATCCCACGCTAGCGGCATATCTCGGCGGACCCGAGGGCGGCGGCAATGGCGCTCACTAG